The following are encoded in a window of Tessaracoccus flavescens genomic DNA:
- the lysS gene encoding lysine--tRNA ligase: MSAVTDTPEQMPSDSEQTTIRKEKRERLLSAGVQAYPADLVRTHSLKQIRDGWGHLEAGEETQDVVSTGGRVVFIRNTGKLAFATLQDGFTPDENGERLQVMLSLAEVGEEALAAWKSDVDLGDFVWVTGRVISSRRGELSIMATEWKMAAKALRPLPVMHKDLSEEARVRRRYVDLIVRDEARDILRKRSAITRAVRDCLYDRGFLEVETPILQLVHGGAAARPFETHINAFDIDMSLRIALELHLKRTMVGGADRVFEMGRVFRNEGIDSSHSAEFTMLEAYMSWGDQQTVARLIQDIVVASADAVGSRVVETSKGEINLDGEWAWVPVYPALSEKVGEEITVDTPLEKLQAIADAHEIEYDPKHGADKMVMELFEELVEPSLIQPTFVYDYPSIAQPLARPHRAEPGKVEAWDLIIGGMERGTGFTELVDPVVQRDVLVAQSLKAAAGDPEAMQLDSDFIEALEYGVPPMGGLGLGIDRLIMLLTGVGIRETILYPLLRPQG, translated from the coding sequence ATGTCGGCCGTGACCGACACGCCTGAACAGATGCCAAGCGACTCCGAGCAGACCACCATCCGCAAGGAGAAGCGCGAGCGTCTCCTGAGCGCAGGCGTGCAGGCGTATCCGGCCGACCTCGTGCGGACCCACAGCCTCAAGCAGATCCGCGACGGCTGGGGTCACCTCGAGGCCGGCGAGGAGACGCAGGACGTCGTGTCCACCGGCGGCCGCGTCGTGTTCATCCGCAACACCGGAAAGCTCGCCTTCGCCACGCTGCAGGACGGCTTCACGCCCGACGAGAACGGCGAACGGCTGCAGGTCATGCTCTCGCTCGCCGAGGTCGGCGAGGAAGCGCTCGCGGCGTGGAAGTCCGACGTGGACCTCGGCGACTTCGTCTGGGTGACCGGTCGGGTCATCTCGTCGCGCCGCGGCGAGCTGTCCATCATGGCGACCGAATGGAAGATGGCGGCCAAGGCGCTGCGCCCGCTGCCCGTCATGCACAAGGACCTCTCGGAGGAGGCCCGCGTCCGTCGTCGCTACGTCGACCTGATCGTCCGCGACGAGGCCCGCGACATCCTCCGGAAGCGCTCGGCCATCACCCGTGCCGTGCGCGACTGCCTGTACGACCGCGGCTTCCTCGAGGTCGAGACCCCGATCCTCCAGTTGGTCCACGGAGGCGCCGCCGCGCGCCCGTTCGAGACCCACATCAACGCGTTCGACATTGACATGTCGCTGCGGATCGCGCTCGAGCTGCACCTGAAGCGGACCATGGTCGGCGGCGCCGACCGCGTCTTCGAGATGGGGCGCGTCTTCCGCAACGAGGGCATCGACTCGAGCCACTCTGCCGAGTTCACCATGCTCGAGGCCTACATGTCGTGGGGCGACCAGCAGACGGTTGCGCGCCTGATCCAGGACATCGTTGTCGCCTCGGCCGACGCTGTCGGCTCCCGGGTGGTCGAGACGTCGAAGGGCGAGATCAACCTCGACGGCGAATGGGCCTGGGTGCCCGTGTACCCGGCGCTCTCGGAGAAGGTCGGCGAGGAGATCACCGTCGACACCCCGCTCGAGAAGCTGCAGGCCATCGCCGACGCCCACGAGATCGAGTACGACCCCAAGCACGGCGCGGACAAGATGGTGATGGAGCTGTTCGAGGAGCTCGTCGAGCCCTCGCTGATCCAGCCCACCTTCGTCTACGACTACCCGTCGATCGCGCAGCCGCTCGCTCGCCCGCACCGCGCAGAGCCGGGAAAGGTCGAGGCCTGGGACCTGATCATCGGGGGCATGGAACGCGGAACGGGATTCACCGAACTCGTCGACCCGGTCGTCCAGCGCGACGTGCTTGTCGCGCAGTCGCTGAAGGCCGCCGCGGGCGACCCCGAGGCGATGCAGCTCGACTCCGACTTCATCGAGGCCCTCGAGTACGGCGTGCCGCCGATGGGAGGCCTCGGCCTCGGCATCGACCGCCTGATCATGCTGCTGACCGGAGTAGGCATCCGCGAGACGATCCTCTACCCGCTGCTGCGTCCCCAGGGCTGA
- a CDS encoding DUF4031 domain-containing protein — protein sequence MAVLIDPPRWPAHGTVFGHLVSDSSLDELHAFAARAGLPTRAFDHDHYDVPESRYAVLVEAGALPVDERELVRRLVASGLRVRVPDKTPTRAQALELLRADWASYGLPGSIRDDLLARWSQPHRHYHDVRHLASCLGALDALGGTGRAVRLAAWFHDAVYDGRPGEDEESSAQLAVELLTGIVDSDEVDEVARLVRMTADHRPDDEAAALLSDADLSVLGQLPGRYHVYLRDVRLDYAHVDDEAWRRGRLDVVDSLLALEPLFHTETGRRLWQAAAVANLAAERATLTRG from the coding sequence ATGGCGGTACTGATCGACCCACCACGCTGGCCCGCGCACGGCACGGTGTTCGGCCATCTCGTCTCCGACTCCTCGCTCGACGAGTTGCACGCCTTCGCCGCCCGGGCGGGCCTGCCGACGCGCGCCTTCGACCACGACCACTACGACGTTCCCGAGTCCCGTTACGCGGTCCTTGTCGAGGCGGGTGCCCTTCCGGTCGACGAGCGCGAGCTCGTCCGGCGGCTCGTCGCCTCCGGGCTCAGGGTCCGAGTGCCGGACAAGACTCCGACCCGCGCCCAGGCGCTCGAGCTGCTGCGCGCCGACTGGGCCAGCTACGGCCTTCCCGGATCGATCCGCGACGACCTGCTGGCCCGCTGGTCGCAGCCACACCGGCACTACCACGACGTGCGGCACCTCGCGTCCTGCCTCGGGGCCCTCGACGCGCTCGGCGGCACCGGACGGGCGGTCCGGCTGGCGGCCTGGTTCCACGACGCCGTCTATGACGGCAGGCCGGGCGAAGACGAGGAGTCGTCCGCCCAGCTCGCGGTCGAGCTGCTCACCGGGATCGTGGACTCCGATGAGGTCGACGAGGTGGCGCGACTCGTCCGGATGACCGCGGACCATCGCCCCGACGACGAGGCGGCCGCCCTCCTGTCCGACGCCGACCTATCGGTGCTCGGCCAGCTCCCCGGCAGGTACCACGTGTATCTGCGCGACGTCCGGCTCGACTACGCGCACGTCGACGACGAGGCCTGGCGGCGCGGTCGGCTGGACGTCGTCGACTCGCTGCTCGCCCTCGAGCCGCTCTTCCATACCGAGACCGGCCGACGGCTGTGGCAGGCGGCGGCAGTCGCCAACCTTGCAGCGGAGCGGGCCACCCTCACGCGGGGATGA
- a CDS encoding HAD family hydrolase yields the protein MSRTLLGVFDAVVFDFDGTLADSHASMMRAYRIFADEYGIDFEEAKRYTGMPTEAVARILLPADIAPAAGLRIDELESSNTEGVVPLPGAVAALDAVPQARLAIATSCTDRLITARMAAAGLPLPDVTVTRDMVVNGKPAPDSFLLAADRLGVDPARCVVLEDAPAGVRGARDAGCATIGIRTHHTDQEIGADWCVDTLADLSFENTDEGVRISRIA from the coding sequence GTGAGCCGAACCCTGCTGGGTGTCTTCGACGCGGTCGTCTTCGACTTCGACGGCACCCTCGCCGACTCGCACGCCTCGATGATGCGGGCCTACCGCATCTTCGCCGACGAGTACGGCATCGACTTCGAAGAGGCGAAACGGTACACGGGCATGCCGACGGAGGCAGTCGCCCGGATCCTGCTCCCCGCCGACATCGCGCCCGCCGCGGGGCTGCGGATCGACGAGCTCGAGTCGTCCAACACGGAGGGCGTGGTGCCGCTGCCGGGCGCCGTCGCCGCTCTGGATGCCGTTCCCCAGGCACGCCTGGCCATCGCCACCTCGTGCACCGACCGGCTGATCACGGCAAGGATGGCCGCGGCCGGGCTGCCGCTGCCCGACGTGACGGTCACGCGCGACATGGTCGTCAACGGCAAGCCTGCCCCCGACTCGTTCCTGCTGGCCGCCGATCGTCTGGGCGTCGACCCGGCGCGCTGCGTGGTGCTCGAGGACGCTCCGGCCGGTGTGCGTGGTGCTCGCGACGCCGGCTGCGCGACGATCGGCATCCGAACGCACCACACTGACCAGGAAATCGGCGCCGACTGGTGCGTCGACACCCTCGCCGACCTGTCGTTCGAGAACACCGACGAGGGCGTCCGGATCAGCCGCATCGCCTGA
- a CDS encoding cell division protein CrgA: MPESKVRNKAESRKKSRDKVELAEKRAETARLAPTSRNWVPAVFIPVGLLGVAWMVVYNLAGQSIGFMRALGDWNVAIGLGLIVACFSFMTLWK, encoded by the coding sequence GTGCCCGAGTCCAAGGTCCGCAACAAGGCCGAGTCCAGGAAGAAGTCCCGGGACAAGGTCGAGCTCGCAGAGAAGCGAGCAGAGACCGCGCGTCTCGCTCCGACCAGCCGCAACTGGGTTCCCGCCGTCTTCATCCCAGTCGGCCTGCTCGGCGTCGCCTGGATGGTCGTCTACAACCTCGCAGGCCAGTCGATCGGGTTCATGCGTGCGCTTGGCGACTGGAACGTCGCGATCGGCCTCGGGCTGATCGTCGCCTGTTTCTCCTTCATGACGCTCTGGAAGTGA
- a CDS encoding DUF881 domain-containing protein → MSLWGRIAQRVPRVRANIGRNQERRRSPKGRIATVLVCVLAGLMITVAAIAARGTDLRSDRGADLRDLIVTQGQRNEELRDQAASLNAEVNSLTDAQPGSIDLTQVTAAEENASLVPVTGPGVRVTLTDAPNDVKPAGVDDDALVVHQQDIQAVVNALWAGGAEAMTIQGQRVISTTGIKCVGNTVVLHGIPYAPPYVIEAIGDQEGLMAGLDDSRAVQIYRQYVDAYGLGYSAEKRDALELPGYSGQVGLRHARQG, encoded by the coding sequence ATGAGTCTCTGGGGTCGCATCGCGCAGCGGGTTCCGCGCGTGCGCGCCAACATCGGCCGCAACCAGGAGCGGCGCCGATCCCCGAAGGGACGCATCGCAACAGTCCTGGTCTGCGTGCTCGCCGGGCTCATGATCACGGTCGCCGCCATCGCCGCCCGCGGCACCGACCTGCGCAGCGACCGCGGCGCCGACCTACGCGACCTGATCGTCACCCAGGGTCAACGCAACGAGGAACTACGCGACCAGGCCGCGTCGCTCAATGCCGAGGTGAACAGCCTCACCGATGCCCAGCCGGGCAGCATCGACCTCACGCAGGTGACGGCGGCGGAGGAGAACGCGAGCCTCGTCCCCGTCACGGGGCCGGGTGTGCGGGTGACCCTGACCGACGCCCCCAACGACGTGAAGCCGGCAGGCGTCGACGACGATGCCCTCGTGGTGCACCAGCAGGACATCCAGGCCGTGGTCAACGCCCTCTGGGCCGGTGGGGCCGAGGCGATGACCATCCAGGGCCAGCGGGTGATCTCCACCACCGGCATCAAGTGCGTCGGTAACACGGTCGTCCTGCACGGCATCCCTTACGCCCCGCCCTACGTGATCGAGGCGATCGGCGACCAGGAGGGCCTCATGGCCGGGCTCGACGACTCCCGCGCGGTCCAGATCTACCGCCAGTACGTCGATGCGTACGGGCTCGGCTACTCGGCCGAGAAGCGCGACGCCCTCGAGTTGCCCGGCTACAGCGGCCAGGTGGGCCTGCGGCACGCCAGGCAGGGGTGA